One segment of Methylotuvimicrobium sp. KM2 DNA contains the following:
- a CDS encoding Rne/Rng family ribonuclease, producing the protein MKRMLINATQPEELRVALVDGQKLYDFDIEVPSKEQKKSNIYKGIITRIEPSLEAAFVNYGSEKHGFLPFKEIAPNFRQRAEGDTSEGGRASIKDQIKEGQEIVVQIEKEERGNKGAALTTYISLAGTYLVLMPNNPKAGGISRRIEGDTRNELREVMAALEIPDTMGLIVRTAGCGKSAEELQWDLNYLLQLWEAIERSASEHSAPFLIFQESNVIIRALRDHLRGNIDEILIDKEEAFHLVQKFLKQVMPHFLSKAKLYQDSVPLFSRYQIESQIEIAYGREVSLPSGGSIVIDHTEALTSIDINSARATKGSDIEETALNTNLEAADEIARQLRLRDLGGLFVIDFIDMMANKNQRAVENRLRDALKIDRARIQTSRISRFGLLEMSRQRLRPSLGESTQLICPRCKGQGTIRNVESVALAVLRVLEEEAMKPGTEKVIAHLPIESATFLLNEKRPAIELIESRLKVGIVILPSKHLETPAYTIDRIKAKDAIEEKPSYLQIKEEDIPLPEFAQQIKPKAEQAAIKEFLPDAPAPVQNRNTSASLIKRFWQKLVGGKEETTATPQPAKKQERKEGEERTQGKKRDNKRGPGSRSNRPKRPANKRETKPDEQKETITEEVAQQSVEPDKTTNEAVEQPVKKSPSRNGRRGPNRRRPRNPNYRKPESSQQDETSGPNVPTQADEGPKSAEVVKTQDEKPRREQDATGAKPDNNTDSKPVVKSESESDV; encoded by the coding sequence ATGAAAAGAATGCTTATCAATGCCACGCAACCTGAAGAACTGCGTGTCGCTTTGGTAGATGGTCAAAAACTTTACGATTTTGACATTGAAGTCCCTTCAAAAGAACAAAAAAAGTCAAACATTTACAAAGGCATTATTACCCGTATCGAACCCAGCCTAGAAGCCGCTTTCGTGAATTACGGCTCCGAAAAACACGGCTTTTTACCCTTTAAAGAAATCGCTCCGAACTTCCGGCAACGCGCGGAAGGCGACACCTCCGAAGGCGGACGCGCATCGATCAAAGATCAAATCAAGGAAGGCCAAGAAATCGTCGTTCAAATCGAAAAAGAAGAACGCGGAAACAAAGGCGCGGCATTAACCACCTACATCAGCCTCGCCGGAACCTATTTGGTATTGATGCCGAACAACCCGAAAGCCGGCGGTATTTCCAGGCGCATTGAAGGCGATACGCGAAATGAATTGCGTGAAGTCATGGCGGCATTGGAGATTCCCGACACCATGGGTTTGATCGTCCGTACCGCCGGTTGCGGCAAGAGCGCCGAGGAACTGCAATGGGACTTGAATTATCTATTGCAACTATGGGAAGCGATCGAACGTTCGGCTAGCGAGCACTCGGCCCCTTTTTTGATATTCCAAGAAAGCAATGTCATCATCAGAGCCCTGCGCGACCATCTACGCGGCAACATTGATGAAATCCTAATCGACAAGGAAGAAGCATTCCACCTGGTGCAAAAGTTTTTGAAACAGGTCATGCCGCACTTTTTGTCTAAAGCGAAACTCTATCAGGATTCGGTACCGTTGTTTAGTCGCTATCAAATCGAATCGCAAATCGAAATCGCCTACGGACGCGAAGTATCGCTGCCATCCGGCGGCTCGATCGTGATCGATCATACCGAAGCATTGACCTCGATCGATATTAACTCGGCACGCGCGACCAAAGGCAGCGACATCGAAGAAACCGCTTTGAACACCAACCTTGAAGCCGCCGATGAAATCGCTCGTCAGTTACGGCTTCGCGATTTGGGCGGTTTGTTCGTGATCGACTTCATCGATATGATGGCCAATAAAAATCAACGCGCGGTCGAAAACCGCTTACGCGATGCGTTAAAAATCGATCGCGCTCGTATACAAACCAGCCGTATTTCGCGATTCGGCTTGCTGGAAATGTCTAGACAGCGGCTTCGACCTTCGCTAGGAGAATCCACGCAACTAATCTGCCCACGCTGTAAAGGCCAAGGAACGATCCGTAATGTCGAATCGGTCGCATTGGCAGTGCTGCGCGTACTGGAAGAAGAAGCGATGAAACCCGGCACCGAAAAAGTCATCGCGCATTTGCCGATCGAAAGCGCGACTTTCCTGCTCAATGAAAAGCGGCCAGCTATCGAATTGATCGAGTCTCGATTAAAAGTCGGCATCGTGATTCTGCCGAGCAAACACCTGGAAACGCCGGCTTACACGATAGACCGAATCAAAGCCAAGGATGCGATCGAGGAAAAACCTAGCTATTTACAAATCAAGGAAGAAGATATTCCGCTTCCTGAGTTCGCGCAACAGATCAAGCCCAAAGCCGAACAAGCGGCTATTAAAGAATTTCTACCCGATGCGCCTGCGCCGGTACAAAATCGCAATACCTCGGCCAGCCTGATTAAGCGCTTTTGGCAAAAATTGGTCGGCGGTAAAGAAGAAACGACAGCCACACCCCAGCCAGCCAAAAAACAGGAACGAAAAGAAGGCGAAGAAAGAACGCAGGGCAAAAAACGCGATAACAAACGTGGACCGGGAAGTCGAAGTAACCGACCTAAAAGGCCCGCCAATAAGCGTGAAACAAAACCTGACGAACAGAAAGAGACCATTACTGAAGAAGTCGCTCAACAATCGGTTGAGCCGGACAAAACGACGAATGAAGCTGTCGAACAACCGGTAAAAAAATCGCCATCCAGAAATGGAAGAAGAGGCCCGAATAGACGTCGTCCTCGGAACCCGAATTACCGAAAACCGGAATCCTCACAACAGGACGAAACCAGCGGACCGAACGTTCCAACTCAAGCCGATGAAGGCCCGAAATCGGCAGAAGTGGTTAAAACACAAGACGAGAAGCCTCGCCGTGAACAAGACGCTACCGGCGCTAAACCGGACAACAATACCGACAGCAAACCCGTTGTTAAATCCGAAAGCGAATCGGACGTCTAA
- a CDS encoding ion channel, with protein sequence MNEFIGPTVDISDKDSLEWKHFANLEKETLRGRWRKPTGLGVLNSLNAGRWSRETLERHVGKFAGQFDLRGIPLPNAELSKLDLSNIDFFYADLSGADLSYSNLSDSYLSESDISGARFDFAVLNRALLDNVRFNSSTRFLGVNLHAVNFTLATLLYDLALSQQRIQQLDRHYPVFACFLRWSCDYGRSFSRYALWVVGFVLAYAAIFWGLMDRSFLDCLYFSLTTFTTVGYGDIVPVGSLQKLLAMSEMAIGYLMGGLLVGILAKRVIG encoded by the coding sequence ATGAATGAATTTATTGGACCTACGGTCGACATTAGCGATAAGGATAGTTTGGAATGGAAGCATTTCGCCAACTTGGAGAAGGAAACCTTGCGCGGGCGTTGGCGTAAACCAACAGGACTCGGTGTATTGAATAGCTTAAATGCTGGACGCTGGTCGCGCGAGACGTTGGAGCGTCATGTCGGCAAGTTTGCCGGCCAGTTTGACTTGCGCGGTATTCCTTTGCCGAATGCCGAATTGTCGAAACTCGATCTGTCGAACATCGACTTCTTTTATGCCGATTTGTCCGGCGCTGATTTGTCCTACAGTAATTTATCCGACAGTTATTTGTCGGAGAGCGATATTTCCGGTGCGCGATTCGATTTTGCCGTACTTAATAGGGCTTTGCTCGACAATGTGCGTTTCAATAGTTCCACGCGTTTTTTAGGCGTCAATTTGCATGCAGTCAACTTTACGTTGGCAACCTTGTTATATGATTTAGCCTTGTCGCAGCAACGTATTCAGCAATTGGATAGGCATTATCCGGTATTCGCCTGTTTTTTACGCTGGTCCTGCGATTATGGTCGTTCATTTTCGCGATATGCGCTATGGGTTGTGGGTTTCGTGTTAGCTTATGCTGCAATTTTTTGGGGTTTGATGGATCGCTCGTTTTTGGACTGTCTGTATTTTTCACTGACGACATTTACGACGGTCGGTTATGGCGATATCGTACCGGTCGGTTCTCTGCAAAAACTGTTAGCGATGTCCGAAATGGCGATAGGTTATTTGATGGGCGGGTTATTGGTCGGTATTTTAGCCAAGCGGGTTATTGGGTGA
- the dnaE gene encoding DNA polymerase III subunit alpha: protein MQPSFVHLRVHTEFSLVDGIVRIKPLIKALADMNMPAVAVTEQSNLFSLVKFYRAALGQGIKPVSGADVHIFNPDDPSSPYCLTLLVKNLNGYTTLTELISKSYQEGQHQGVPMVQREWITDNHNGLIALSGAMSGDIGRALLAENVDEAKRLAEGWSHLFEDSFYLELQRVGKAEEERYVAAAVDLAQQMELPVVATNDVRFIRPEDFDAHEVRVCIHQGRVLDDNRRPKDYTNQQYLRSGEEMQGLFADIPEALENSVEIAKRCNLELTLGENYLPDFPVPEGMTIDDYLIEVSRQGLEERLQQHPAFGSGSEEENRRVYYDRLETELKVITQMGFPGYFLIVADFIQWAKNNAIPVGPGRGSGAGSLVAYVLKITDLDPIEFDLLFERFLNPERVSMPDFDVDFCMDRRDEVIDYVARHYGRDHVAQIITYGSMAAKAVVRDVGRVLGFSYGFVDRLAKLIPFEIGMTLTKALQDSPDLKQLYETEEEVKTLIDMARSLEGVSRNAGKHAGGVVISPTKLTDFTPLYCEQGGGNLVTQFDKDDVEAVGLVKFDFLGLRTLTIIDWALETINLKKQQIGEAIVDISTIPRDDSASYELLKKAQTTAVFQLESRGMKELIKKLKPDCFDDIIALVALFRPGPLESGMVDDYINVKHGAKAEYAHPMLEPILKSTNGVILYQEQVMQIARELAGYTLGGADMLRRAMGKKKPEEMAKQREIFTEGAVANNIEESVATYIFDLMEKFAGYGFNKSHSAAYALVAYQTAWLKAHYPAEFMAAVLSSDMDNTDKVVVLIEECREMKLAICPPDLNESNYRFTVNDKGQIVYGIGAIKGVGESAIEDLLKEREANGSYAGLYDLCKRVDLRKVNRRVLEALIRAGAFDRIDANRAAHLAELPIALRVAEQYGKMAQTGQNDLFGLGMPDEDDRIQEDVYTTQAEPWTESERLAAEKQTLGLFLTGHPITQYESELKHIVHGKIGKILGDVERTRGKMEARTAGLVVELRTRQNKNGKTMGFATLDDRSGRLELAIFGDSYERYRDLLSKDALLVAEGGVAIDDFSGMLRLTVDKLYSIEDARNQYARCLSLQWANTNEQRDAKSFVDKLDDTLQPFKGGSCPIVLAYRSATAKSSLQFGDEWRVHPSDELVLRLKRLLGADAVEVRYR, encoded by the coding sequence ATGCAACCTTCATTCGTTCATCTTAGAGTTCATACCGAATTTTCATTGGTCGACGGTATTGTTCGAATCAAGCCGCTGATTAAAGCCTTAGCCGACATGAACATGCCGGCCGTCGCGGTTACCGAACAATCCAATCTATTTTCGTTGGTCAAATTCTACCGCGCCGCGCTAGGGCAAGGGATAAAGCCTGTTTCCGGCGCCGATGTACACATCTTCAATCCAGACGATCCGTCATCGCCTTACTGTCTAACGCTGTTGGTTAAAAACCTTAATGGTTATACGACGCTGACCGAATTGATTTCAAAGTCTTATCAGGAAGGGCAGCATCAAGGCGTGCCTATGGTTCAGCGCGAATGGATCACCGACAATCACAATGGGCTGATCGCCTTATCAGGAGCCATGAGCGGCGATATCGGCAGGGCCTTGTTGGCGGAAAATGTCGACGAGGCCAAACGCCTGGCCGAGGGATGGAGTCATTTATTCGAAGATTCCTTTTATCTCGAGTTGCAACGTGTCGGTAAAGCCGAGGAAGAACGCTATGTGGCGGCGGCTGTCGATTTGGCTCAACAAATGGAGCTGCCGGTCGTCGCGACCAATGATGTCCGATTTATTCGTCCGGAGGATTTCGATGCGCATGAAGTCAGGGTGTGTATTCATCAAGGACGGGTTTTAGATGACAATCGGCGGCCGAAAGATTACACCAATCAGCAATATCTGCGTAGCGGTGAAGAAATGCAGGGGCTGTTTGCCGATATCCCGGAAGCCTTGGAAAATTCGGTCGAAATCGCCAAGCGTTGTAATCTGGAGCTGACGCTAGGCGAAAATTATTTGCCCGACTTTCCGGTTCCGGAAGGCATGACGATCGATGACTATCTGATCGAAGTGTCCCGTCAGGGACTCGAAGAGCGCCTTCAACAACACCCGGCTTTCGGTTCCGGTAGCGAAGAAGAGAACCGCCGGGTTTATTACGACAGGCTCGAGACCGAGTTGAAAGTGATTACGCAGATGGGCTTTCCCGGTTACTTTCTGATCGTTGCCGACTTTATTCAATGGGCCAAGAACAACGCGATTCCGGTTGGACCGGGCAGGGGGTCTGGCGCCGGCTCGCTGGTAGCTTATGTCTTGAAAATTACCGACCTCGATCCGATCGAATTCGATCTTTTATTCGAACGCTTCTTGAATCCGGAGCGGGTTTCGATGCCCGACTTCGACGTCGATTTCTGTATGGACCGGCGCGATGAGGTTATCGACTATGTCGCGCGTCATTATGGTCGCGACCATGTCGCGCAGATCATTACCTATGGTTCGATGGCGGCAAAAGCGGTCGTGCGCGATGTCGGTCGAGTGCTTGGTTTTTCCTACGGCTTCGTCGACCGCTTGGCAAAACTGATTCCTTTCGAAATAGGCATGACGCTGACTAAGGCGCTGCAGGATAGCCCCGATCTCAAGCAGTTGTATGAGACTGAAGAGGAAGTCAAAACGCTGATCGATATGGCGAGATCGCTCGAGGGGGTTTCGCGTAATGCCGGTAAACATGCCGGAGGGGTAGTGATTTCGCCGACCAAGTTGACCGATTTTACGCCGCTTTATTGCGAGCAGGGCGGCGGCAACCTGGTCACGCAGTTCGACAAGGATGATGTCGAGGCGGTTGGTCTGGTCAAGTTCGACTTTTTGGGGCTTCGAACCCTGACGATCATCGATTGGGCACTCGAGACGATTAACCTAAAGAAGCAGCAAATAGGCGAGGCTATCGTCGATATTAGCACGATTCCGCGCGACGATTCGGCCTCCTATGAATTATTGAAGAAAGCGCAGACGACCGCGGTGTTTCAGTTGGAATCGCGCGGCATGAAAGAGTTGATCAAAAAGCTCAAGCCCGATTGTTTCGACGATATCATCGCCTTGGTGGCTTTGTTTCGGCCCGGTCCGCTCGAGTCCGGCATGGTCGACGATTACATCAACGTCAAGCACGGCGCGAAAGCCGAATATGCCCATCCCATGCTGGAGCCGATTCTTAAATCGACTAACGGCGTTATTTTGTATCAAGAGCAGGTCATGCAGATCGCTCGTGAACTGGCCGGCTATACCCTCGGCGGTGCGGACATGCTGCGCCGCGCGATGGGTAAGAAAAAACCCGAGGAGATGGCCAAGCAGCGCGAAATTTTCACAGAAGGTGCGGTCGCGAATAACATCGAGGAAAGCGTCGCGACTTATATCTTCGATTTGATGGAAAAGTTTGCCGGCTACGGTTTCAACAAATCGCATTCGGCAGCCTATGCCTTGGTCGCTTATCAAACCGCCTGGCTGAAGGCGCATTATCCGGCTGAGTTTATGGCGGCGGTGCTGTCTTCCGATATGGACAATACCGATAAAGTCGTGGTGTTGATTGAAGAATGCCGCGAAATGAAATTGGCTATTTGCCCGCCCGATCTCAACGAATCGAATTATCGTTTCACGGTCAACGACAAAGGTCAAATCGTGTATGGAATCGGTGCAATCAAGGGGGTCGGCGAATCCGCGATCGAGGATTTATTAAAAGAACGCGAAGCTAACGGATCTTACGCAGGGCTGTACGATTTATGCAAGCGCGTTGATTTGAGGAAGGTCAATCGTCGTGTGCTTGAGGCCTTGATTCGGGCGGGTGCGTTCGATCGGATTGATGCCAATCGAGCGGCGCATTTGGCGGAATTGCCAATTGCATTACGGGTGGCCGAACAGTACGGCAAGATGGCCCAAACCGGACAAAACGACTTGTTCGGTTTGGGCATGCCCGATGAGGACGACAGGATACAGGAGGACGTCTATACGACTCAAGCCGAGCCTTGGACCGAATCGGAGCGATTGGCCGCCGAAAAGCAGACCTTGGGCTTGTTCTTGACCGGACATCCGATTACGCAATATGAATCGGAATTGAAGCATATCGTGCATGGCAAGATTGGTAAGATCTTGGGTGATGTTGAGCGCACGCGAGGAAAAATGGAGGCGCGCACCGCAGGACTAGTCGTGGAATTACGGACGCGGCAAAATAAAAACGGCAAAACGATGGGGTTTGCGACCTTGGATGATCGGTCCGGCCGTCTTGAATTGGCAATTTTCGGCGACAGTTACGAAAGATACCGCGATTTATTGTCTAAGGATGCCTTGCTGGTCGCAGAGGGCGGTGTTGCGATTGACGATTTTAGCGGCATGCTGAGATTGACGGTCGATAAACTATACAGTATCGAAGACGCACGGAATCAATATGCCCGATGTCTTTCGTTGCAGTGGGCGAATACGAATGAACAGCGCGATGCAAAGTCGTTCGTCGATAAGCTCGATGATACGCTGCAACCGTTTAAGGGTGGTTCTTGCCCTATTGTACTTGCTTATCGTTCCGCAACAGCCAAGTCATCGCTACAATTCGGCGATGAATGGCGCGTGCATCCTTCGGATGAATTGGTCTTGCGGTTAAAGCGTTTGCTGGGGGCGGATGCTGTTGAGGTTAGATATAGGTGA
- the rnhB gene encoding ribonuclease HII codes for MQRVAGVDEVGRGCLAGAVFAAAVVLDPDKPIAGLKDSKKISEKQREALALTIRRDALCWAVARAEPSEIDRINILHAALLAMARAIAMIDPVPDWIIVDGSRYPPIDLPGEAMVKADSNVPEVSAASILAKVARDKEMLFLERLYPGYGFNLHKGYPTPLHRQQLMQLGITPFHRKSFAPVKALL; via the coding sequence ATGCAAAGAGTTGCCGGAGTCGACGAAGTCGGTCGAGGGTGTCTTGCCGGCGCCGTATTCGCAGCGGCAGTTGTTTTAGACCCGGATAAGCCGATTGCTGGTTTGAAGGATTCGAAGAAGATTTCCGAAAAGCAGCGTGAAGCACTGGCGTTGACCATCCGGCGGGATGCGCTATGTTGGGCCGTGGCGCGGGCGGAACCGAGCGAGATCGATCGCATCAATATTCTGCACGCGGCGCTGTTGGCGATGGCAAGAGCGATCGCCATGATCGATCCGGTTCCCGATTGGATTATCGTTGACGGCAGTCGCTATCCCCCGATCGATTTACCAGGAGAGGCCATGGTCAAAGCCGATTCGAATGTGCCGGAAGTTTCCGCGGCTTCAATATTGGCCAAGGTCGCTAGAGACAAAGAGATGCTGTTTTTGGAGCGGCTTTATCCAGGCTATGGTTTCAATTTGCATAAAGGCTATCCGACCCCATTGCATCGGCAACAATTAATGCAGTTGGGTATTACGCCGTTTCACAGAAAATCGTTCGCTCCGGTTAAGGCTCTGCTCTAA
- the lpxA gene encoding acyl-ACP--UDP-N-acetylglucosamine O-acyltransferase, protein MIDSRAVINERAQLADDVTVGPFSIIGPDVTIGAGTVIGPHVVINGPTSIGKDNRIYQFSSIGEDPQDKKYASEVTRLEIGDRNVIREFVTMHRGTLQDRSLTQIGSDNLFMAYTHVAHDCVIGDHVIMANGASLAGHVHLCDHAILGGFTLVHQFTQIGQYSFSAMGSAITQDIPPFVMVGGRPTRPHGINSVGMERNGVSPEAVRQIRKAYKILYKMNLKLEDAIEEMEGMAGDSDELSTMVSFLRNVTRGILR, encoded by the coding sequence TTGATAGATTCAAGAGCAGTTATTAACGAGCGCGCCCAATTAGCCGATGATGTCACTGTCGGTCCGTTCTCGATCATAGGCCCGGATGTCACAATTGGCGCAGGTACGGTTATAGGGCCTCATGTCGTCATCAACGGGCCGACCAGTATAGGCAAGGATAATCGGATTTATCAATTTTCCTCGATAGGCGAAGATCCTCAAGATAAAAAATATGCTTCCGAGGTAACTCGGCTTGAAATAGGCGATAGGAATGTCATTCGAGAATTCGTGACGATGCATAGAGGGACATTGCAGGACCGCAGCTTAACGCAGATCGGTTCCGATAACTTGTTTATGGCGTATACGCATGTCGCTCACGATTGCGTGATCGGCGATCATGTAATTATGGCTAACGGTGCGTCGCTGGCCGGCCATGTGCATTTATGCGACCACGCAATACTCGGCGGTTTCACGCTGGTTCATCAATTTACCCAAATAGGACAATACAGTTTTTCGGCGATGGGTAGCGCGATTACGCAGGACATACCGCCCTTCGTGATGGTCGGCGGTCGTCCAACGCGCCCGCACGGCATCAATTCAGTAGGTATGGAGCGCAATGGCGTGTCGCCGGAGGCCGTTCGGCAAATCAGAAAAGCCTATAAAATTCTTTATAAAATGAACCTAAAGCTCGAAGATGCAATCGAGGAAATGGAAGGCATGGCCGGCGACAGCGACGAGTTGTCGACGATGGTCAGTTTTCTGCGGAATGTGACTAGGGGCATTTTACGATAA
- the fabZ gene encoding 3-hydroxyacyl-ACP dehydratase FabZ, with translation MSIKLDILQIQEFLPHRYPFLLVDKVVECEPGVRLLAVKNVTYNEPFFQGHFPHLPIMPGVLILEALAQATGLLASETDPNLGKGMTYYLVGIDNARFKRPVSPGDQLMLEAKFVKSKRNIWSFDCRAEVEGEFVASANIMCAAAVN, from the coding sequence ATGTCTATCAAGCTAGATATTTTACAAATTCAAGAGTTTTTACCGCATCGCTATCCCTTTTTATTGGTCGATAAAGTGGTCGAATGTGAACCCGGCGTCAGATTGTTGGCCGTTAAAAACGTGACTTACAATGAGCCCTTTTTTCAAGGGCATTTTCCGCATTTGCCGATAATGCCCGGTGTACTGATTTTGGAAGCATTGGCGCAAGCGACCGGTTTGTTGGCGTCGGAAACAGATCCCAATTTGGGAAAAGGTATGACTTATTATTTGGTGGGTATCGATAATGCTAGATTCAAGAGGCCGGTGAGTCCCGGCGACCAATTGATGCTGGAAGCCAAATTCGTTAAAAGTAAACGCAATATTTGGTCGTTCGATTGCCGAGCCGAAGTGGAAGGCGAATTCGTGGCCAGTGCCAACATTATGTGTGCCGCGGCGGTGAATTGA
- a CDS encoding OmpH family outer membrane protein — protein sequence MKNKFVLFLVLLLSANMAWAELKIGFVNIPAVLEKAPQAEKAKKRLEQEFSPRDKQLVAQQNDIKNLEERLNRDAAVMGDSERRNLEKDILNKQREFKRSQQEFSEDFNIRRNEELGKLQRKIVEAIRELAKSQSFDLLLTEGVIYASETVDVTNQIQQKLSAMPD from the coding sequence ATGAAAAATAAATTTGTTTTATTTTTGGTTTTACTGTTGAGCGCCAATATGGCTTGGGCGGAATTGAAGATCGGTTTTGTCAATATTCCGGCAGTTTTGGAAAAGGCGCCTCAGGCCGAAAAAGCCAAAAAACGTTTGGAGCAAGAATTTTCTCCGAGGGACAAGCAGCTTGTCGCTCAGCAAAACGATATCAAGAATCTTGAGGAAAGATTGAACAGGGATGCGGCGGTCATGGGCGATTCCGAAAGAAGAAATCTGGAAAAAGACATTCTTAATAAACAACGCGAATTTAAAAGAAGCCAGCAAGAGTTCAGTGAAGATTTCAATATTCGCCGCAATGAAGAGCTGGGCAAATTACAGCGCAAAATTGTCGAAGCGATCCGCGAATTGGCCAAGAGTCAAAGTTTCGATTTATTGCTGACCGAAGGGGTTATTTATGCGAGCGAAACGGTCGATGTCACCAATCAAATTCAGCAAAAACTGTCTGCAATGCCTGATTAA